One genomic window of Punica granatum isolate Tunisia-2019 chromosome 1, ASM765513v2, whole genome shotgun sequence includes the following:
- the LOC116193156 gene encoding zinc transporter 4, chloroplastic-like isoform X2, whose protein sequence is MFLIEDLFEMLFLDRIVSESFVRSVSNSVSNTDCKSSELEASCRNDSEAFTLKFVAMASILVAGMIGIAIPLVGKRKKFLQTDGSLFIAAKAFAAGVILATGFVHMLSGGTKALSDPCLPEYPWTKFPFAGFFAMVAALVTLLVDFVGTQYYERKQGLTHSTEEQGRVGAVNPGLESGILPVDGKEWNGKLFGEEEGGGMHIVGMHAHAAHHRHNHSHGQEACEGNVREPPHSHGHDHGHGHGHSHGFRDGGGDGGLRHVVVSQILELGIVSHSVIIGLSLGVSESPCTIRPLIAALSFHQFFEGFALGGCISQAQFKTSSAMIMACFFALTTPAGIGVGTAVASFYNPNSPRALVTEGILDCLSAGILVYMALVDLIAADFLSKRMSCNFRLQVVSYVMLFLGAGLMALLAIWA, encoded by the exons ATGTTCTTAATCGAG GACCTCTTCGAGATGTTATTCCTCGATCGAATCGTGTCAG AGTCCTTTGTCCGCTCGGTGTCCAATTCAGTCTCCAACACCGACTGCAAATCTTCTGAGCTCGAGGCATCATGTCGCAATGACAGCGAGGCCTTCACTCTTAAGTTCGTCGCAATGGCCTCGATCTTGGTGGCGGGCATGATTGGGATCGCAATCCCGCTTGTTGGGAAGCGCAAGAAATTCCTGCAAACTGATGGGAGTCTCTTCATTGCGGCCAAGGCATTTGCGGCTGGAGTAATCCTTGCTACCGGGTTTGTCCATATGTTGTCGGGAGGGACTAAGGCTCTGTCAGATCCATGCCTGCCTGAGTACCCATGGACCAAATTCCCATTTGCTGGTTTCTTTGCGATGGTGGCCGCTCTGGTGACCCTGCTAGTCGATTTCGTGGGGACTCAGTATTACGAGAGGAAGCag GGGTTGACTCATTCGACTGAGGAGCAAGGACGTGTCGGGGCAGTGAACCCAGGTCTTGAGTCGGGCATATTACCTGTAGATGGAAAAGAGTGGAATGGGAAGTTGTTTGGAGAGGAAGAAGGTGGTGGCATGCACATCGTCGGGATGCATGCACACGCAGCTCACCACAGGCATAACCACTCCCATGGCCAGGAGGCCTGTGAAGGGAACGTGAGGGAGCCTCCACACTCTCATGGGCATGATCATGGCCACGGGCATGGACATTCTCATGGGTTCAGAGATGGTGGTGGGGATGGTGGGCTTCGCCATGTCGTTGTTTCTCAG ATCTTGGAGCTCGGTATCGTGTCTCATTCGGTGATCATTGGGCTGTCCCTAGGGGTGTCTGAGAGCCCATGCACGATCCGGCCCCTGATTGCAGCCCTCTCCTTTCACCAGTTCTTCGAGGGCTTCGCCCTTGGTGGCTGCATCTCCCAGGCCCAGTTCAAGACCTCCTCGGCCATGATCATGGCCTGCTTCTTTGCCCTCACGACCCCAGCTGGGATCGGGGTGGGGACCGCCGTCGCCTCCTTCTACAACCCGAACAGCCCCCGAGCCCTCGTGACAGAGGGCATCCTCGACTGCCTCTCGGCGGGCATCTTGGTGTACATGGCTCTTGTGGATCTCATCGCAGCCGACTTCCTAAGCAAGAGGATGAGCTGCAACTTTAGGCTCCAAGTTGTATCTTATGTGATGCTCTTCCTGGGGGCCGGTCTAATGGCCTTGCTCGCTATATGGGCTTAG
- the LOC116193156 gene encoding fe(2+) transport protein 3, chloroplastic-like isoform X1 produces the protein MASILVAGMIGIAIPLVGKRKKFLQTDGSLFIAAKAFAAGVILATGFVHMLSGGTKALSDPCLPEYPWTKFPFAGFFAMVAALVTLLVDFVGTQYYERKQGLTHSTEEQGRVGAVNPGLESGILPVDGKEWNGKLFGEEEGGGMHIVGMHAHAAHHRHNHSHGQEACEGNVREPPHSHGHDHGHGHGHSHGFRDGGGDGGLRHVVVSQILELGIVSHSVIIGLSLGVSESPCTIRPLIAALSFHQFFEGFALGGCISQAQFKTSSAMIMACFFALTTPAGIGVGTAVASFYNPNSPRALVTEGILDCLSAGILVYMALVDLIAADFLSKRMSCNFRLQVVSYVMLFLGAGLMALLAIWA, from the exons ATGGCCTCGATCTTGGTGGCGGGCATGATTGGGATCGCAATCCCGCTTGTTGGGAAGCGCAAGAAATTCCTGCAAACTGATGGGAGTCTCTTCATTGCGGCCAAGGCATTTGCGGCTGGAGTAATCCTTGCTACCGGGTTTGTCCATATGTTGTCGGGAGGGACTAAGGCTCTGTCAGATCCATGCCTGCCTGAGTACCCATGGACCAAATTCCCATTTGCTGGTTTCTTTGCGATGGTGGCCGCTCTGGTGACCCTGCTAGTCGATTTCGTGGGGACTCAGTATTACGAGAGGAAGCag GGGTTGACTCATTCGACTGAGGAGCAAGGACGTGTCGGGGCAGTGAACCCAGGTCTTGAGTCGGGCATATTACCTGTAGATGGAAAAGAGTGGAATGGGAAGTTGTTTGGAGAGGAAGAAGGTGGTGGCATGCACATCGTCGGGATGCATGCACACGCAGCTCACCACAGGCATAACCACTCCCATGGCCAGGAGGCCTGTGAAGGGAACGTGAGGGAGCCTCCACACTCTCATGGGCATGATCATGGCCACGGGCATGGACATTCTCATGGGTTCAGAGATGGTGGTGGGGATGGTGGGCTTCGCCATGTCGTTGTTTCTCAG ATCTTGGAGCTCGGTATCGTGTCTCATTCGGTGATCATTGGGCTGTCCCTAGGGGTGTCTGAGAGCCCATGCACGATCCGGCCCCTGATTGCAGCCCTCTCCTTTCACCAGTTCTTCGAGGGCTTCGCCCTTGGTGGCTGCATCTCCCAGGCCCAGTTCAAGACCTCCTCGGCCATGATCATGGCCTGCTTCTTTGCCCTCACGACCCCAGCTGGGATCGGGGTGGGGACCGCCGTCGCCTCCTTCTACAACCCGAACAGCCCCCGAGCCCTCGTGACAGAGGGCATCCTCGACTGCCTCTCGGCGGGCATCTTGGTGTACATGGCTCTTGTGGATCTCATCGCAGCCGACTTCCTAAGCAAGAGGATGAGCTGCAACTTTAGGCTCCAAGTTGTATCTTATGTGATGCTCTTCCTGGGGGCCGGTCTAATGGCCTTGCTCGCTATATGGGCTTAG